The following are encoded together in the Capsulimonas corticalis genome:
- a CDS encoding substrate-binding domain-containing protein: MLTERRPNPAATKERRGLSATALHVLKVLEERIAQGAYQAGDWLPTERDLVQELGVNRAAVRDALTALADGGRITRLAGCRPRVAPEDGGRRESQKTSPSHPYTIAIVLPQHDGDYASREIMRGISRVLRSQETPCRLLVLDINLATTLPEQLELEACAAVENENVAGAIVWPTLTAETSAGWRRLQRMGHPVVFVDRCDPEAPCDFVGIDNYTAAREAVEHLIALGHKRIAHLTDTEPVSAVRQRQAGYRDALLDAGLSSMERMWMLPHLISDDAAPELDRCLDSDTLPTAIFALNDFSASLVIRHLESRGVRVPEQISVIGFDDSERYSARPGVLTTMRQPFERIGQRAAELFLQRLTSADPAARPFQHVLLPTRLIERSTCRPLE; the protein is encoded by the coding sequence ATGCTCACAGAACGCCGCCCGAACCCCGCCGCAACCAAAGAACGCCGTGGGCTGTCCGCCACCGCCCTTCACGTGCTGAAGGTTCTGGAGGAGCGGATCGCCCAGGGCGCTTACCAGGCGGGGGATTGGCTCCCGACGGAGCGGGATTTAGTGCAGGAGCTGGGCGTCAACCGCGCGGCCGTGCGCGACGCCCTGACGGCGCTCGCGGACGGCGGGCGGATTACCCGCCTCGCCGGCTGCCGGCCGCGCGTCGCTCCGGAGGATGGCGGCCGGCGGGAAAGCCAAAAGACGTCGCCTTCGCATCCGTACACCATCGCCATCGTGCTGCCCCAGCATGACGGCGATTACGCTTCACGCGAGATCATGCGCGGCATCAGCCGAGTCCTGCGCTCCCAGGAGACGCCCTGCCGTCTCCTGGTTCTGGACATCAACCTCGCCACCACGCTTCCCGAACAACTGGAGCTCGAAGCCTGCGCCGCCGTGGAAAATGAGAATGTCGCCGGAGCGATCGTCTGGCCGACCCTGACCGCGGAAACATCCGCCGGCTGGCGGCGGCTTCAGCGCATGGGGCATCCCGTGGTGTTCGTCGACCGCTGCGATCCCGAGGCTCCCTGCGACTTCGTCGGCATCGACAACTACACCGCCGCCCGCGAAGCCGTCGAGCACTTGATCGCGCTCGGTCACAAGCGCATCGCCCACCTGACCGACACCGAGCCGGTCTCCGCCGTGCGCCAGCGCCAGGCGGGGTACCGGGACGCGCTGCTGGACGCCGGGCTGTCCTCCATGGAGCGGATGTGGATGCTGCCTCATCTGATCTCCGATGACGCCGCTCCCGAGCTCGACCGATGCCTGGACAGCGACACGCTGCCGACGGCCATCTTCGCCCTCAACGACTTTTCGGCAAGCCTCGTCATCCGCCATCTTGAGTCACGCGGTGTCCGCGTTCCCGAGCAGATCAGCGTCATCGGCTTCGACGACAGCGAACGTTATTCCGCCCGTCCGGGGGTGCTCACCACCATGCGCCAGCCCTTCGAGCGCATCGGCCAACGCGCCGCCGAACTCTTCCTTCAGCGCCTCACCTCCGCCGATCCGGCGGCGCGCCCCTTCCAGCACGTCCTGCTCCCCACGCGCCTGATCGAACGCTCCACTTGCCGCCCCCTGGAATAA
- a CDS encoding DUF1559 domain-containing protein codes for MSPVRYRNIEKVRAFTLIELLVVIAIIAVLAAILFPAFAKVREKARQTSCASNLKQLGLAFMQYTQDNDETLPSDSQHYGQGWAGKMYPYVKSTGVYGCPDDPTQPTAGVFKLSYALNAAYVGGISYYYPQITTDYNNTVVQRSPANTVLLFEIQGNTYGPTHLVGVPVNDPAEQSSGSGLGSNAGACGLSPTTNWCYGKYATGDISANGLAPVGKKGVHNDGANYLACDGHVKWLRPEKVSGGAPAVNETDAAAPSTSSNTAVAAGTGNMGGYAMTFSPI; via the coding sequence ATGTCGCCAGTCCGTTACCGAAACATCGAGAAAGTTCGCGCGTTTACGCTGATCGAGCTTCTCGTCGTGATCGCTATCATCGCGGTGCTCGCCGCGATTCTGTTCCCCGCCTTCGCCAAGGTCCGTGAGAAGGCCCGGCAGACATCGTGCGCTTCCAACCTGAAGCAGCTGGGCCTCGCGTTTATGCAGTACACGCAGGACAACGACGAAACGCTGCCCTCCGACAGCCAGCACTACGGACAGGGCTGGGCCGGCAAAATGTATCCCTACGTCAAAAGCACGGGCGTCTACGGCTGCCCGGACGATCCCACGCAGCCCACCGCCGGCGTGTTTAAGCTGTCCTACGCCCTGAACGCGGCGTACGTCGGCGGGATCAGCTACTACTATCCGCAAATCACCACGGACTACAACAACACCGTCGTTCAGCGCAGCCCCGCCAATACCGTTCTGCTGTTCGAGATCCAGGGCAACACCTATGGCCCGACCCATCTGGTCGGCGTGCCCGTCAACGACCCCGCCGAGCAAAGCAGCGGATCGGGCCTGGGCAGCAACGCCGGCGCCTGCGGTCTTTCCCCAACCACGAACTGGTGCTACGGAAAGTACGCCACCGGCGACATCAGCGCCAACGGGCTAGCCCCGGTCGGCAAGAAGGGCGTCCACAACGACGGCGCCAACTACCTGGCGTGCGACGGCCATGTGAAGTGGCTGAGGCCCGAGAAAGTCTCCGGCGGAGCCCCGGCGGTCAATGAGACCGACGCCGCCGCGCCCAGCACCTCCAGCAACACCGCCGTCGCGGCCGGCACCGGCAACATGGGCGGCTACGCAATGACGTTCAGCCCGATCTAG
- a CDS encoding class I SAM-dependent methyltransferase has translation MTVNTIEASSHVSPQRVLQIAWGYAPTLIVEAALRLRIFDLLDVGPMGLSEVAEETAASPRGLRSLLNALVGLEFLSKDSQARYSLTPESAAFLVSSRPGYLGGVYRHAPDRFLPVWSSLVDAVRTGKPKISMNEEAPCTEFFSDFVEDLFPINFGAAQAFAKSLDLGGRREPTYVLDIACGAGVWGIALAQESEHVRVTGVDWPGVLPAARRMAERFEIADQFEFIGGDIRETEFGADYDIAVFGHVLHGIGEARVRTLLSRAYGALAPGGTIVIAEAFVNEERTGPPQALIHSVIMLLNTDDGDTHTLGEMQQWLIEAGFVEPRPMSVPSAYPLIVAHKPYSS, from the coding sequence ATGACTGTCAATACGATTGAGGCGAGCTCTCATGTTTCGCCGCAGCGCGTCTTGCAAATCGCCTGGGGCTACGCGCCGACGCTGATTGTGGAAGCCGCCCTCCGGCTGCGCATTTTTGATTTGCTCGATGTCGGCCCGATGGGTCTTTCGGAAGTTGCGGAGGAGACGGCGGCGTCGCCGCGCGGCCTTCGGTCACTGTTGAACGCGCTGGTCGGACTCGAGTTTTTGTCCAAGGACTCGCAAGCGCGTTATTCACTGACGCCGGAAAGCGCGGCGTTTCTTGTCAGCAGTCGCCCAGGTTATTTGGGCGGCGTCTATCGACACGCGCCTGACCGCTTTCTGCCGGTGTGGAGCAGTCTCGTGGATGCGGTGCGCACGGGAAAGCCCAAGATCTCCATGAACGAAGAGGCTCCATGCACCGAGTTTTTCTCGGACTTCGTGGAAGATCTCTTCCCGATCAATTTCGGCGCCGCTCAAGCGTTCGCGAAATCATTGGACCTGGGCGGGCGCCGCGAGCCGACTTATGTCTTGGATATTGCGTGCGGAGCCGGCGTGTGGGGAATTGCTCTCGCGCAGGAATCTGAGCACGTGCGCGTGACGGGCGTCGATTGGCCAGGCGTCCTGCCGGCGGCGCGCCGTATGGCGGAGCGCTTCGAAATCGCGGATCAGTTCGAGTTCATCGGCGGCGACATTCGGGAGACGGAGTTCGGAGCGGACTACGATATCGCCGTATTCGGACATGTACTGCACGGGATTGGGGAAGCGCGGGTTCGGACCTTGTTAAGCCGTGCTTACGGCGCATTGGCTCCCGGTGGAACGATCGTCATCGCGGAGGCGTTTGTGAATGAGGAGCGCACTGGCCCGCCGCAAGCGCTCATTCACTCCGTGATTATGCTTCTGAATACGGACGACGGGGATACGCATACGCTCGGAGAAATGCAGCAATGGCTCATCGAAGCTGGCTTTGTGGAGCCGCGCCCAATGTCCGTCCCTAGCGCTTATCCGCTGATCGTCGCGCACAAGCCTTACTCATCCTGA
- a CDS encoding class I SAM-dependent methyltransferase, whose protein sequence is MTNDTTLSRPDVNIQRLAQIFWGFAPSLIVETGVRLRIFDILDSGAKTIAEVAEETAASERGLRSLLNALTGLGLLAKTSRERYSLTPESETFLVSTRPGYHGGFIRQVRDSFIPTWMDLAEVVQTGKPRAASMNAEKGGVEFFQNFVEDLFPVSYAAAQAFARSLNLSTRRQTTYALDIACGSGVWGIALAQESEHVRVTGVDWPGVLPVTRRTTEKFHVADQFEFIGGDILEADFGAGYEVATLGHILHSEGEARSRELLKKVYTALAPGGTIAIADMLPNEERTGPPFPLIFSLVMLLGTDAGDTYTFEEIQQWLTEAGFVEARTMPSPSVSPLIVARKPFGA, encoded by the coding sequence ATGACTAATGACACGACCCTCTCTCGCCCCGACGTCAACATCCAGCGCCTGGCGCAGATCTTTTGGGGCTTCGCGCCCTCGCTGATCGTGGAAACCGGGGTGCGCCTGCGCATCTTCGATATCCTGGATTCGGGGGCAAAAACGATCGCGGAGGTCGCCGAGGAAACGGCCGCGTCGGAGCGCGGCCTGCGTTCGCTGCTGAACGCGCTGACGGGCCTGGGCCTGCTTGCGAAGACGTCCCGGGAGCGTTATTCACTGACGCCGGAGAGCGAGACATTTCTGGTGAGCACACGCCCGGGTTACCATGGCGGATTCATCCGTCAAGTCCGGGACAGCTTCATCCCGACGTGGATGGATCTTGCCGAGGTTGTCCAGACCGGCAAGCCCCGCGCGGCCTCGATGAACGCCGAAAAGGGAGGCGTGGAGTTCTTCCAGAACTTCGTGGAAGACCTCTTCCCGGTGAGCTATGCCGCGGCTCAGGCGTTCGCGCGCAGCCTGAATCTTTCCACAAGGCGACAAACGACGTACGCCCTGGACATCGCGTGCGGATCGGGAGTCTGGGGGATTGCGCTGGCCCAGGAATCGGAGCATGTCCGCGTGACCGGCGTGGACTGGCCCGGAGTTCTGCCCGTGACGCGACGCACGACGGAGAAATTCCACGTCGCGGATCAGTTCGAGTTTATCGGCGGCGACATCCTCGAAGCCGATTTTGGCGCGGGCTACGAGGTCGCCACCCTCGGGCACATTCTGCACTCGGAAGGCGAAGCGCGCAGCCGGGAGCTGCTGAAGAAGGTCTACACGGCGCTGGCGCCCGGCGGGACGATCGCCATCGCGGACATGCTTCCCAACGAAGAGCGCACCGGCCCGCCATTCCCGCTGATCTTCTCGCTCGTGATGCTGCTCGGCACGGACGCCGGCGACACCTACACGTTCGAAGAGATCCAGCAGTGGCTGACGGAAGCCGGTTTCGTGGAGGCGCGAACCATGCCCTCCCCCAGCGTCTCCCCGCTGATCGTCGCCCGCAAGCCTTTCGGGGCTTAG
- a CDS encoding histidine kinase, producing MEIFALLEKVCVLTTLAFVLTRTRLFSHLRRRRLPARDQAIALIVFLAMGMMEEAVSHQSCLMNARIVTACAAGLVAGPWIGLLVGAAVTGLACECDHFPMPAIGISMVCAGLIGGCLHCWRPSVALRPLTGFALGVGTSLTRYILALALHPITHTYRPAEPLGTELIKAVVQGAGVALILIVLEEVRERDSCVRAASMAEVRALRARMDPHFLFNALNTLSALSMTEPDAVPNASSRLACFLRASLDQDERLLIPLSEELDVVDAYLDIEALRFGHRLRIERDVEPGLLGVLVPPFILQPLVENAVRHGLQPRPRGGTIRLAARAHGDFMDLCVSDDGVGAAIDVKRKVERSDDFRTHALGLMHRRLRHLYADAFAFDFTSSPGCGASAAIRLPLLPIESRLRIAIETQRRSAFPFSQEQTHDLSRNH from the coding sequence GTGGAGATTTTTGCGCTTCTGGAGAAGGTGTGCGTGCTGACGACGCTGGCGTTCGTATTGACGCGAACGCGGCTCTTCAGCCATTTGCGCCGGCGGCGTCTGCCGGCGCGAGATCAGGCGATCGCGCTGATCGTATTTCTCGCGATGGGGATGATGGAAGAGGCCGTCTCCCATCAATCGTGCTTGATGAACGCCCGGATCGTGACCGCGTGCGCCGCCGGCCTGGTCGCCGGTCCCTGGATCGGCCTGCTGGTCGGAGCGGCGGTCACGGGCCTTGCGTGCGAGTGCGATCACTTCCCCATGCCCGCCATCGGAATATCCATGGTGTGCGCGGGCTTGATCGGCGGATGCCTGCACTGCTGGCGGCCATCGGTCGCGCTGAGGCCGCTCACCGGATTTGCGCTGGGCGTGGGGACATCGCTGACGCGCTATATTCTGGCGCTGGCGCTGCATCCGATCACCCACACCTATCGCCCCGCCGAGCCGCTCGGGACGGAGCTCATCAAGGCCGTCGTGCAGGGCGCGGGCGTCGCCTTGATCCTGATCGTTCTGGAGGAAGTGCGGGAGCGGGACTCCTGCGTGCGCGCCGCGTCCATGGCCGAGGTCCGGGCGCTGCGCGCCCGGATGGACCCGCACTTCCTGTTCAACGCGCTTAACACGCTGTCGGCGCTGTCGATGACGGAGCCGGACGCCGTCCCCAACGCCTCGTCGCGTCTCGCCTGTTTCCTGCGCGCCAGTCTCGATCAGGACGAGCGGCTCTTGATCCCGCTGAGCGAGGAGCTGGATGTCGTGGACGCCTATCTCGACATCGAGGCGCTCAGATTCGGGCATCGCCTCCGGATCGAGCGCGACGTGGAGCCGGGACTGCTCGGCGTGCTTGTGCCGCCCTTTATCCTCCAGCCGCTGGTGGAGAACGCGGTGCGCCACGGTCTCCAGCCCAGGCCGCGCGGGGGCACGATCCGGCTGGCCGCGCGCGCCCACGGAGATTTCATGGATCTCTGCGTTTCCGACGACGGAGTCGGCGCGGCGATCGATGTGAAACGCAAAGTCGAGCGGAGCGACGACTTCCGAACGCACGCCCTTGGACTGATGCACCGGCGCCTGCGCCATCTGTACGCCGACGCCTTTGCCTTCGATTTCACCAGCTCGCCGGGATGCGGCGCGTCCGCCGCGATCCGGCTGCCGCTGCTTCCCATCGAATCACGCCTGCGGATCGCCATCGAGACCCAACGCCGCAGCGCTTTCCCATTCTCCCAGGAACAGACACATGATCTCAGTCGTAATCATTGA
- a CDS encoding LytR/AlgR family response regulator transcription factor: MISVVIIEDEPIAAKYLAKLLCATGRVEIAGEAPDAEGGLRLCAQLRPEAVFMDIRLPSQDGISLAQRLHLLPQPPLVVFTTGYADRASDAFRVAAVDYLIKPLNAAQVAEAVARLEVRKVMERICREKRMAASAREGEAVDEDLLPVKVAGEDVVRFLTRREVVAAVRRDRRTWIHTVREEIPTYFAISDVLRWLGGAPFLQVSRETLVNMQAVESVVHYGDRLYQLQLRDRSGSTVEVSRSGANRLSAYLKLRREAVDAPA; this comes from the coding sequence ATGATCTCAGTCGTAATCATTGAGGATGAACCCATCGCCGCGAAGTATCTCGCCAAGCTGCTCTGCGCAACCGGGCGCGTGGAAATCGCCGGCGAGGCGCCGGACGCCGAAGGCGGGCTCCGCCTCTGCGCCCAGCTTCGCCCGGAGGCCGTGTTCATGGATATCCGGCTCCCAAGCCAGGACGGCATCTCCCTAGCGCAGCGCCTGCATCTCCTGCCGCAGCCGCCGCTCGTGGTCTTCACTACGGGCTACGCGGACCGCGCCAGCGACGCCTTTCGGGTGGCCGCCGTGGATTACCTGATCAAGCCGCTGAACGCGGCGCAGGTCGCCGAAGCGGTCGCACGGCTCGAAGTGCGCAAGGTCATGGAGAGAATCTGCCGCGAGAAGCGCATGGCCGCCTCGGCTCGGGAAGGCGAAGCCGTGGATGAAGATCTTCTCCCGGTCAAAGTCGCCGGGGAAGACGTTGTCCGGTTCCTCACCCGGCGCGAAGTCGTCGCCGCCGTGCGCCGCGACCGCCGAACCTGGATCCACACGGTTCGCGAAGAGATCCCCACCTACTTCGCCATCTCCGATGTGCTCCGTTGGCTCGGCGGCGCCCCGTTCCTGCAAGTTTCGCGCGAGACTCTGGTCAACATGCAGGCGGTGGAAAGCGTCGTCCATTACGGCGACCGGCTCTATCAGCTCCAGCTGCGCGACCGAAGCGGCTCCACCGTGGAAGTCTCCCGCTCCGGCGCCAACCGGCTTTCCGCCTATCTCAAACTGCGCCGAGAAGCCGTCGACGCTCCCGCCTAA
- a CDS encoding DHA2 family efflux MFS transporter permease subunit — protein sequence MQDSPALPSSGRGKLGRAHDAADAAATNLRYRWLILIGLIVAAAMEVLDTTIVNVAQAQMAGNLGATTQDIAWVSTGYILANVVVLPMTAFLTARFGRKNYLTASIMIFTVASFFCGASHSLGEIVVWRILQGAAGAALISTAQATLVQVFPPEEQSIVQPLFLMGLVVAPTVGPSLGGWLTDAASWHWCFFINIPLGAIAGFIVFAFLHDTEASRGDEPVDWAGVGLLTVGLGTLQYVLEEGERNDWFADPTIFKLSVISAVSLIALIIWQLSPRNTHPVMNLRVLKNSSLTAGIILFVSVGFGLYGVSYMYPLLAQTVQGMTAYQTGMAMLPGGIATAFSIVFCGVISNDPKSKIDARALTLLGIGFSVTAMWLFMHLNSQSSVGDTFWPLLIRGVSIGFLFVPVNTLAIGNLKPAEVNQGVGLLGLARQLGGSIGIAVLATYLNSQIHVNRAHLVNNITVDNAAFNDRMSGLQGLLASQGYSAPAAYQGALHIIDQTLMREAIMLSYNHTFLFIMFVSIATIPTLLLLRKPKPGTAPAAMH from the coding sequence ATGCAAGATAGTCCTGCTCTGCCTAGCAGCGGCCGAGGAAAATTGGGGCGCGCGCACGACGCCGCCGACGCGGCCGCGACCAACCTGCGGTATCGATGGCTGATCCTGATCGGCCTGATCGTGGCGGCGGCCATGGAAGTCCTGGACACCACCATCGTCAACGTGGCGCAGGCGCAGATGGCCGGCAACCTGGGCGCGACCACGCAGGATATCGCGTGGGTCTCCACGGGATATATTCTGGCGAACGTCGTGGTCCTCCCAATGACCGCGTTTCTGACCGCGCGTTTCGGGCGCAAGAACTACCTTACCGCCTCGATCATGATCTTCACGGTGGCGTCGTTCTTCTGCGGCGCGAGCCATAGCCTGGGCGAAATCGTCGTCTGGCGTATCCTGCAAGGCGCCGCCGGCGCGGCCTTGATCTCCACGGCGCAGGCGACGCTCGTTCAGGTCTTTCCCCCCGAAGAACAATCGATCGTCCAGCCGCTGTTTCTGATGGGACTGGTCGTTGCCCCAACAGTCGGCCCGTCGCTGGGCGGCTGGCTCACCGACGCCGCGTCGTGGCACTGGTGCTTCTTCATCAACATCCCGCTGGGCGCGATCGCCGGCTTTATCGTCTTCGCGTTTCTTCACGACACGGAGGCGTCGCGCGGCGACGAGCCCGTCGACTGGGCGGGTGTCGGGCTGCTCACCGTGGGACTGGGAACACTGCAATATGTGCTGGAGGAGGGGGAGCGCAACGACTGGTTCGCCGATCCGACGATCTTCAAGCTCAGCGTGATCTCTGCGGTCAGCCTCATCGCATTGATCATCTGGCAGCTCTCGCCGCGCAATACGCACCCGGTCATGAACCTGCGGGTCCTGAAGAACAGCTCGCTGACGGCGGGCATTATTCTCTTCGTTTCCGTCGGCTTCGGTCTTTACGGCGTCTCGTATATGTATCCGCTGCTCGCGCAGACGGTCCAGGGAATGACCGCGTACCAGACGGGGATGGCGATGCTTCCCGGCGGGATCGCCACGGCGTTCAGCATCGTCTTCTGCGGCGTCATCAGCAACGATCCGAAGTCCAAGATCGACGCGCGGGCGCTCACGCTCCTGGGGATCGGCTTTTCGGTGACGGCGATGTGGCTCTTCATGCACCTCAACTCGCAGTCCAGTGTCGGCGACACCTTCTGGCCGCTGCTGATCCGAGGCGTCTCCATCGGCTTCCTCTTTGTCCCGGTCAACACCCTCGCGATCGGCAACTTGAAGCCGGCGGAGGTCAATCAGGGCGTGGGACTGCTGGGTCTGGCGCGCCAGCTCGGCGGCTCCATCGGCATCGCCGTCCTGGCGACTTACTTGAACTCCCAGATCCACGTCAACCGGGCGCATCTGGTCAATAACATCACCGTGGACAACGCGGCGTTCAACGACCGTATGTCGGGACTACAGGGATTGCTCGCATCCCAGGGATACAGCGCCCCGGCGGCTTACCAGGGCGCGCTGCACATTATCGATCAGACGCTGATGCGCGAGGCGATCATGCTCTCGTACAACCACACGTTCCTGTTCATCATGTTCGTCAGCATCGCGACCATCCCGACGCTGCTGCTTCTGCGCAAACCCAAGCCCGGAACGGCCCCGGCGGCGATGCATTAG
- a CDS encoding MarR family winged helix-turn-helix transcriptional regulator: MGKETPTLNAPLKEELLRKISQRYPDLDASAMESITAVKHAAKTVSVVMNAPLEEVGLSEGKFFVLCYLFTEELLDHPAPGPSDIADNLGVTRATVTGLLDGLERDGYLERRHCCEDRRALAIGMTDKTRRFLEDYMPGALRSAKELMTALDETERRELIRLLSKIKGVGPDFRCGY, encoded by the coding sequence ATGGGAAAAGAAACTCCGACTCTGAATGCGCCGCTCAAAGAGGAACTGCTCAGAAAGATTTCACAGCGTTATCCAGATCTGGACGCCAGTGCGATGGAGTCGATTACGGCCGTCAAGCATGCGGCGAAGACCGTGAGCGTCGTGATGAACGCTCCTCTGGAAGAAGTGGGTCTGTCCGAGGGCAAATTCTTTGTTCTGTGTTATTTGTTTACGGAAGAGCTTCTGGACCACCCGGCTCCAGGGCCATCGGACATCGCCGATAATCTGGGAGTGACGCGGGCGACGGTGACGGGGCTTCTGGACGGCTTGGAGCGGGACGGCTATTTGGAGCGCCGCCATTGCTGCGAGGACCGGCGCGCCCTGGCGATCGGGATGACGGACAAGACGCGGCGGTTTTTGGAAGACTACATGCCCGGCGCGCTGCGCTCCGCGAAGGAGCTCATGACGGCTCTGGATGAGACGGAGCGGCGGGAGCTCATCCGTCTGCTCTCGAAAATCAAAGGCGTGGGGCCGGATTTCCGCTGCGGATATTGA
- a CDS encoding NlpC/P60 family protein — METSSAPSAFRRFLPALCYRFWQNTPARRRDWLGLCALLVLVFAFPIRTNIGRELTVALAVMVWAAGLALFWRSRAGRFVGIGLAVLTLFVALGPGRRPDVRSLRGEYVRSLRAYLGTKYVWGGENRLGIDCSGLVRAGMIDASFRRGIVTGDCALLRQSADLWWSDASAARLGEGYGGRTTPVCETQSLRELDYTRLRPGDIAVTDGGAHTMAYLGDRQWIEADPSAVVGDKVIQISPDGGRSAWLNVPMHILRWRRLT, encoded by the coding sequence ATGGAAACTTCCTCCGCGCCCAGCGCCTTTCGCCGATTTTTGCCCGCGCTTTGCTATCGCTTTTGGCAAAACACGCCGGCGCGGCGTCGGGACTGGCTGGGCCTTTGCGCGCTGCTCGTCCTTGTCTTCGCTTTTCCCATCCGCACGAACATTGGGCGTGAGCTCACGGTGGCGCTGGCGGTAATGGTTTGGGCGGCGGGGCTGGCGCTGTTCTGGAGGTCGCGGGCGGGACGCTTTGTGGGAATTGGCCTGGCGGTTCTGACGCTTTTTGTGGCGCTTGGTCCGGGGCGGCGTCCGGATGTTCGCAGCTTGCGCGGGGAGTATGTGCGCAGTCTGCGCGCGTATCTGGGAACGAAGTATGTTTGGGGCGGCGAGAACCGTCTGGGAATCGATTGCTCCGGGCTGGTGCGGGCGGGGATGATCGACGCGTCATTTCGGCGCGGGATAGTGACGGGCGATTGCGCGCTCCTGCGTCAGAGCGCCGATCTCTGGTGGAGCGACGCCAGCGCGGCGCGGCTGGGGGAGGGGTATGGCGGGCGCACGACGCCTGTCTGTGAGACGCAGAGCCTGCGCGAGCTGGACTACACGCGCCTGCGTCCCGGCGACATCGCGGTCACCGATGGCGGGGCGCACACGATGGCGTATCTGGGCGATCGGCAGTGGATCGAAGCCGATCCCAGCGCGGTGGTCGGAGACAAGGTGATCCAGATCAGCCCGGACGGCGGGCGCAGCGCCTGGCTGAACGTCCCCATGCATATTCTGCGCTGGCGGCGGCTGACATAG
- a CDS encoding tetratricopeptide repeat protein encodes MNWLYFPSISVVGVIFLYHLIAFELLPSYYSRQLTSSPRYENPRALCQMERLVRLPAIGGRRWKQNAIFELAHAYRVQRRYEDAAEQYQSLLRHTDNWSFQATVHSRLAECMDGLNRPAEAAEHRAQATACSQTAFVTATVCLEQGRLLEVENRYREACEYYERGLPLAETSDIKNRLMAKLAIANFNAGNIADTVRWAEATIANKPIGSTLSVMHSMAGVAYRNMGDLAGAATHHERLYELVAAGKDPKKIAEALAKLATIQSFQGNFSEALNLCQRGRGAYPDGSRIVGMTEYGILMLLGRFEEARAALINSRGSDPLFIPRLEDRSSGLYALGIALLAAESGNVLEAREFYERGRRAFEGDEKNTLFADALGAWICALEGNRPDAQDQIAIVERNLPQCAGSRTTLLDVYIFLTKASLEMDDYTNALRYAERYWELKPYPSYHPLAYYLLGEARLGLGETEKAVDAYERGIALNLPTNAASKARVRLDQIQSSS; translated from the coding sequence ATGAACTGGCTCTACTTCCCATCCATCAGCGTTGTCGGCGTGATCTTTTTGTATCATCTGATCGCGTTCGAATTGCTTCCCAGCTATTACTCTCGGCAGTTAACCAGTTCGCCGCGTTATGAAAATCCGCGCGCTCTGTGTCAGATGGAGCGCCTGGTCCGTCTTCCGGCGATTGGCGGGCGGCGCTGGAAACAAAACGCCATATTTGAGCTCGCGCACGCCTATCGCGTGCAGCGCCGTTATGAAGACGCGGCGGAGCAATATCAATCGCTGTTGCGGCATACCGACAACTGGTCGTTTCAAGCGACAGTACACAGCCGCCTGGCGGAATGCATGGATGGCTTAAACCGGCCGGCGGAGGCCGCCGAGCATCGAGCGCAGGCGACGGCGTGTTCGCAAACCGCGTTTGTGACGGCGACCGTATGCCTGGAACAAGGACGGCTTCTGGAGGTCGAAAATCGCTATCGGGAGGCGTGCGAATATTACGAGCGCGGTTTGCCGCTGGCGGAAACCAGCGACATCAAGAACCGATTGATGGCGAAGCTGGCGATCGCGAACTTTAACGCCGGCAATATCGCCGACACGGTGCGCTGGGCGGAAGCGACAATCGCCAACAAACCGATAGGATCGACGCTTTCGGTGATGCACTCCATGGCGGGTGTCGCTTACAGGAATATGGGAGATCTCGCCGGCGCCGCCACGCACCATGAGCGCCTCTACGAACTCGTCGCGGCCGGGAAGGATCCCAAAAAGATCGCGGAGGCGCTCGCGAAGCTGGCGACGATCCAATCGTTTCAGGGCAATTTTTCCGAAGCTCTCAATCTGTGCCAGCGGGGGCGCGGCGCTTATCCGGACGGCAGCCGGATTGTCGGGATGACGGAATACGGCATTCTCATGCTGCTCGGACGGTTTGAAGAGGCGCGTGCGGCGCTGATCAACTCGCGCGGCTCCGATCCGCTTTTCATCCCTCGTTTAGAAGACAGAAGCAGTGGACTGTACGCACTGGGGATCGCCCTGCTGGCGGCGGAATCCGGGAACGTTTTGGAGGCGAGAGAGTTTTATGAGCGGGGACGGCGCGCCTTTGAAGGCGATGAAAAGAACACCCTCTTCGCCGATGCTCTGGGCGCGTGGATCTGCGCGCTGGAAGGGAATCGGCCGGACGCTCAGGACCAAATCGCGATCGTCGAGCGCAATCTCCCCCAATGCGCGGGATCGAGGACAACTCTTCTCGACGTGTATATCTTCTTAACGAAGGCCAGCCTGGAAATGGACGATTATACCAACGCCCTGCGTTACGCGGAGCGATATTGGGAGCTCAAACCGTATCCCTCCTACCACCCACTCGCCTATTATCTGCTGGGGGAAGCGCGCCTCGGCCTGGGCGAGACCGAGAAAGCGGTCGACGCCTATGAGCGAGGGATAGCGCTGAATTTGCCGACGAACGCCGCCAGCAAAGCGCGTGTTCGGCTGGACCAAATCCAGAGTTCGTCGTAG